A region of Candidatus Diapherotrites archaeon DNA encodes the following proteins:
- a CDS encoding aspartate aminotransferase family protein: protein MAGKMKPEKVFALDREFYMNCFRRKPIVLEKGKGCFVFDSQGKKYLDFVGALATCSVGYSNPAVTKAICIQAKKLVNATNYYYTGPQALLAEKLAKISGLQKVFLSNSGTEAMEAAFKLARKCTGKTQIISTENAFHGRTFGALTATWNKDYKSMFEPLVPGFKTVAFNDAKALEGAIDENTAAFVVEPIQGESGINVPHENYLKAVAGICKAKGVLLILDEVQTGCGRTGKFFAFQLSGIKPDIVVTAKGLANGFPIGATISREGLDFEPGQHGGTFGGNPLACSAALATIKEIESKKLAAGAEKKGRLFMQKLSGLQKKFSFVSDVRGKGLMVAVQLSGVSAKAVAGKCLAKGLLVNSIGDNVLRFLPPLTVSEKEILSAIKVLEKVFVECA, encoded by the coding sequence ATGGCTGGAAAAATGAAACCCGAAAAGGTTTTTGCGCTTGACCGGGAGTTTTACATGAACTGCTTCCGGCGCAAGCCGATTGTCCTGGAAAAAGGAAAAGGCTGTTTTGTGTTCGACTCGCAGGGCAAAAAATACCTTGACTTTGTCGGCGCCCTCGCGACGTGCAGCGTCGGCTACTCCAATCCTGCTGTGACGAAGGCGATTTGCATTCAGGCAAAAAAGCTCGTGAACGCGACCAATTATTATTATACTGGACCGCAGGCACTGCTTGCCGAAAAGCTTGCGAAAATTTCCGGTTTGCAGAAGGTTTTCCTGTCAAATTCCGGGACAGAGGCAATGGAGGCCGCGTTCAAGCTCGCGCGCAAGTGCACTGGAAAGACGCAGATCATTTCGACGGAGAACGCTTTCCATGGCCGCACTTTCGGCGCGCTGACTGCAACGTGGAACAAGGATTACAAGTCGATGTTCGAGCCATTGGTGCCGGGCTTCAAGACCGTTGCGTTCAATGACGCAAAGGCCCTGGAGGGAGCGATTGATGAAAACACCGCGGCATTCGTCGTCGAGCCGATCCAGGGCGAAAGCGGCATAAATGTTCCGCATGAAAATTACCTGAAAGCGGTTGCCGGAATATGCAAGGCAAAGGGCGTTCTTCTGATTCTTGACGAAGTGCAGACCGGTTGCGGCCGAACCGGCAAATTTTTCGCGTTCCAGCTTTCCGGCATCAAGCCGGACATTGTCGTCACGGCGAAGGGCCTTGCAAACGGCTTTCCCATCGGCGCGACTATTTCGCGTGAAGGCCTTGATTTTGAGCCGGGCCAGCATGGCGGAACATTCGGCGGCAATCCCCTGGCCTGCAGCGCAGCGCTTGCGACAATAAAGGAAATTGAGTCGAAAAAACTCGCGGCCGGTGCTGAAAAGAAAGGCAGGCTTTTCATGCAGAAGCTTTCGGGCCTGCAGAAAAAGTTTTCATTCGTTTCAGATGTGCGCGGAAAAGGATTGATGGTTGCGGTGCAGCTTTCCGGCGTTTCGGCAAAGGCAGTTGCCGGAAAGTGCCTTGCAAAGGGCCTGCTTGTCAACAGCATCGGCGACAACGTTTTGCGTTTCCTTCCTCCGCTGACGGTTTCGGAAAAAGAAATTTTGTCTGCAATCAAGGTTTTGGAGAAGGTGTTTGTGGAATGCGCGTAG
- the argC gene encoding N-acetyl-gamma-glutamyl-phosphate reductase, which produces MRVGIIGAAGFAGFELVKVLSSHPKAELVALNSKTFAGTKVKSVYPEFRDENLAFTNYSVGELNALDLDVVFLAVPHGASMQLAPTLKCRVIDLGSDYRFPDAKLFKKVNGIGHADKKHLNEWVYGLPELFRPKIKKAKLVANPGCYATACILAGLPLAKEKLFSKAVFDCKSGYSGAGREKASDKAYMQGLRENIVPYKLTSHRHMFEMQQFLGKSVSFSPHVLPFYRGIVATGHFFLKKKLSGGAVRKKFEKFYAKEPFVKIVEGIPTMQDIQKSNYCLIGGFEVDDNNRLVIVSALDNLVKGAAGQAVQNMNLMFGFDEKLGLEVLR; this is translated from the coding sequence ATGCGCGTAGGCATAATCGGCGCTGCCGGGTTCGCGGGATTCGAACTTGTCAAAGTGCTGTCCAGCCATCCGAAAGCCGAGCTTGTTGCGCTGAATTCGAAAACGTTTGCAGGCACGAAAGTCAAATCGGTTTACCCGGAATTCCGGGACGAGAACCTTGCTTTCACGAATTATTCCGTCGGGGAGCTGAACGCCTTGGATTTGGACGTGGTTTTCCTCGCCGTTCCGCATGGCGCATCCATGCAACTCGCACCGACACTCAAATGCAGGGTAATAGATTTGGGTTCGGATTACCGGTTTCCCGACGCGAAGCTGTTCAAAAAGGTCAACGGCATCGGGCATGCTGACAAGAAGCATTTGAATGAATGGGTTTACGGCCTGCCGGAATTGTTCCGCCCGAAAATAAAAAAGGCAAAGCTTGTCGCAAATCCGGGCTGTTATGCGACCGCCTGCATTCTTGCGGGCCTGCCTCTGGCCAAGGAAAAGCTTTTTTCCAAGGCGGTTTTCGACTGCAAGTCAGGCTACAGCGGCGCGGGAAGGGAGAAGGCGTCGGACAAGGCTTACATGCAGGGTTTGCGCGAAAACATCGTTCCCTACAAGCTTACGTCGCACAGGCACATGTTTGAAATGCAGCAGTTTTTGGGAAAAAGCGTTTCATTTTCGCCGCACGTCCTGCCGTTTTACCGCGGCATTGTAGCAACGGGCCATTTTTTCCTGAAAAAAAAACTGTCCGGCGGGGCGGTGCGCAAAAAGTTCGAAAAGTTTTACGCAAAAGAGCCTTTCGTGAAAATCGTCGAAGGCATTCCGACAATGCAGGACATCCAGAAATCCAATTACTGCCTTATCGGCGGCTTCGAGGTTGATGACAACAACCGGCTTGTCATTGTGTCTGCGCTGGACAATCTTGTCAAAGGCGCGGCCGGACAGGCCGTGCAGAACATGAATTTGATGTTCGGCTTTGATGAAAAGCTCGGGCTGGAAGTCCTGCGGTGA
- the argB gene encoding acetylglutamate kinase, giving the protein MPEIVRYLKEALPYIKKFEGKTFVVKLSGKLLDDAGVLREICGDIVLLDAVGIHVVIVHGAGKQIDVETEKAGIEKKAVNGLRFTDARTLAIVKKVLVSTNAKIVSCIKKSGANVQGIDGVSQSVILAAKKSSGGLDLGFVGAPKKADVKKFASLLANGVVPVVACLGKTSSGQVLNINADEVAVAIAKALKAEKLMILSDVPGILRDKNDRNSLISELTVAEAKKLIAGGVIASGMVPKTLACIDALNSSVKRTHLIDGLEHSLLVEVFTDLGKGTLIRK; this is encoded by the coding sequence ATGCCGGAAATAGTGCGTTATCTCAAGGAAGCATTGCCTTACATCAAAAAGTTCGAGGGAAAGACTTTTGTGGTCAAGCTGTCAGGCAAGCTTCTGGATGATGCCGGTGTTTTGCGCGAAATCTGTGGGGACATCGTTTTGCTTGACGCCGTCGGCATTCACGTGGTTATAGTGCATGGTGCTGGCAAGCAGATTGACGTTGAAACGGAAAAGGCGGGCATTGAGAAAAAGGCCGTGAACGGCCTGCGGTTTACGGACGCCAGGACGCTTGCGATTGTCAAAAAGGTTCTCGTTTCAACCAATGCCAAAATAGTTTCCTGCATAAAAAAATCCGGGGCGAATGTGCAGGGCATTGACGGCGTTTCGCAAAGCGTTATTCTGGCGGCAAAAAAATCTTCCGGCGGCCTGGATTTGGGATTTGTCGGGGCGCCCAAAAAAGCCGATGTCAAAAAATTTGCAAGCCTGCTTGCAAACGGCGTTGTGCCGGTTGTGGCTTGCCTTGGCAAAACCAGTAGCGGGCAGGTTTTGAACATCAATGCCGACGAGGTTGCCGTGGCAATCGCAAAGGCGTTGAAGGCGGAAAAGCTCATGATTTTGTCGGACGTGCCCGGCATTTTGCGCGACAAAAACGACAGGAACAGCCTGATTTCCGAGTTGACCGTTGCGGAAGCGAAAAAGCTTATTGCTGGCGGCGTGATTGCCAGTGGCATGGTTCCCAAAACCCTTGCATGCATTGATGCGCTGAATTCAAGCGTGAAGCGCACGCACCTGATTGATGGTTTGGAACACTCGCTCCTGGTTGAAGTTTTCACGGATCTGGGAAAGGGCACGCTGATAAGGAAATGA
- the argS gene encoding arginine--tRNA ligase — MPDFKEQLALALAKALDGKLSESEILGMLEVPPSADLGDFAFPCFKLSPLLKKGPQQIAVELQAKIVLPQSFLQAKSIGPYLNFFLKKKVLAETVIVRVLKENKKFGFSKAGKGRKVMVEYSSPNTNKPLHIGHLRNDSIGMAVSNILEANGCKVLRANLVNDRGIHICQSMLAYQKFGKGKSPKQAKKKSDHFVGDYYVLFAQNAKENPAFEEDAKALLKKWEAKDKPTIALWKKMNAWVLSGFRETYKRFGSRFDKFFFESDFYDKAKPLIDDGLRKGVFTKEYDGAIVADLEAFKLSKKIVLRADGTSIYVTNDLALTMHKFEKFSIDEALWVVASEQNFYFMQLFKIFELLGFSWAKKCRHLSYGMVFLPEGKMKSREGKVVDADDLIVEVVGLAKTEILKREPQISKKELEKRSLAIALAAIKFFLLRVSIQQDITFNPAESVSFDGETGPYVQYTHARAKSILAKAKGRPSVKGADFSLLESESEKKVLSLLNAYPALVENSLQSLSPHAVCQYLLELSAAFNSFYHSEQVLKAESKGLVNARLLLVQATATVIANGLRLLNIEPIEKM; from the coding sequence ATGCCGGATTTTAAGGAACAGCTTGCGCTTGCCCTGGCAAAGGCGCTGGACGGAAAGCTTTCCGAAAGCGAAATTCTCGGAATGCTTGAAGTGCCACCGTCGGCCGACTTGGGCGATTTTGCGTTTCCCTGCTTCAAGCTTTCGCCTTTGCTGAAAAAAGGCCCGCAGCAGATTGCGGTTGAATTGCAGGCAAAAATTGTTTTGCCGCAGTCTTTTTTGCAGGCAAAATCCATCGGGCCATACCTCAACTTTTTTCTCAAAAAGAAGGTGCTTGCGGAAACCGTCATTGTGCGCGTTTTGAAGGAAAACAAAAAATTCGGCTTTTCAAAGGCCGGAAAAGGCAGAAAAGTGATGGTCGAGTACAGCAGTCCGAACACCAACAAGCCATTGCACATAGGCCATTTGCGCAACGATTCGATTGGCATGGCGGTCTCGAACATCCTTGAGGCAAACGGCTGCAAGGTGTTGAGGGCAAATCTTGTCAATGACCGCGGCATCCACATCTGCCAGTCCATGCTTGCATACCAGAAATTCGGCAAGGGCAAATCGCCGAAGCAGGCAAAGAAAAAATCCGACCATTTTGTCGGCGACTATTACGTTTTGTTCGCGCAGAATGCCAAGGAAAATCCTGCATTTGAAGAGGACGCAAAGGCTTTGCTGAAAAAATGGGAGGCGAAAGACAAGCCCACGATTGCGTTGTGGAAAAAAATGAACGCATGGGTTTTGTCCGGTTTCAGGGAAACCTACAAACGGTTCGGCTCGCGGTTTGACAAGTTCTTTTTTGAATCGGATTTTTATGACAAGGCCAAGCCTTTGATTGATGATGGCCTGCGGAAGGGCGTTTTCACAAAGGAATATGATGGCGCAATTGTTGCCGACCTTGAGGCATTCAAGCTTTCCAAGAAAATCGTTTTGCGCGCGGACGGCACGAGCATTTACGTCACCAATGACCTCGCTTTGACGATGCACAAGTTTGAGAAGTTCAGCATTGACGAAGCATTGTGGGTGGTTGCCTCGGAACAGAACTTTTATTTCATGCAGCTGTTCAAGATTTTCGAACTGCTCGGCTTTTCCTGGGCGAAAAAATGCAGGCACCTGAGCTATGGTATGGTTTTCCTGCCGGAAGGAAAAATGAAGAGCCGCGAGGGAAAAGTTGTCGATGCTGACGACTTGATTGTGGAAGTTGTTGGATTGGCAAAAACCGAGATTTTGAAGCGCGAGCCGCAAATTTCGAAAAAAGAGCTTGAAAAAAGGAGCCTGGCGATTGCCCTCGCGGCGATAAAGTTTTTCCTTTTGCGCGTAAGCATCCAGCAGGACATAACCTTCAATCCTGCGGAAAGCGTTTCCTTTGACGGCGAAACAGGGCCGTACGTGCAGTACACCCATGCGCGGGCGAAAAGCATTCTTGCAAAGGCGAAAGGCAGGCCGAGCGTCAAAGGGGCGGATTTTTCACTGCTCGAATCCGAAAGCGAAAAGAAGGTGCTTTCACTGCTCAACGCATATCCCGCGCTGGTCGAGAACAGCCTTCAAAGCCTTTCCCCGCACGCTGTCTGCCAGTACCTTCTGGAATTGTCCGCGGCATTCAACTCGTTTTACCATTCCGAGCAGGTTTTGAAGGCGGAAAGCAAGGGGCTTGTCAATGCACGGCTGCTGCTCGTGCAGGCAACTGCAACGGTCATTGCAAACGGCCTGAGGCTGCTGAACATCGAGCCGATAGAAAAAATGTGA
- a CDS encoding leucine--tRNA ligase produces MPYDFKAIEPKWQKKWHESKAFESKPEKGKKKYYVLEMFPYPSGKLHMGHVRNYAIGDALARYYRQRGFNVLYPMGYDAFGLPAENAAIQGKAHPREWTNARITEMQGQQKQLGFSYDWNREVRTCEPEYYKWNQWIFLQLLKKGLVYKKKSKVNWCPACETVLANEQVQQGKCWRHSQTDVQQKDLEQWYLKITAYADELLSGLDKLENWPERVRTMQRNWIGKSTGVEIFFKEKDSSETIPCFTTRPDTLFGVTYMVLAPEHPLVEKWTKGTEYEADVARFKEEVKRLSEIERTAEGKPKNGLFIGKYFTNPVNGDVCPVFIADYVLIEYGTGAVMAVPCHDQRDFEFADKYSLQKKVVIQPKGKTLNAHEMKEAFVDEGVLANSAEFGGLDNIKAIEKISKWLEKKKWGRIKTNYKLRDWLISRQRYWGTPIPIIYCEKCGTVPVPEKDLPVRLPQDADFSAGGNPLATSKSFVETKCPKCNAKAKRETDTMDTFIDSSWYFLRYCSPKESKQPFTKAEAKYWMPVDQYIGGIEHAILHLMYSRFFCKALRDLGLVEFDEPFSRLLAQGMVLKGGVKMSKSLGNVVSPEEIIEKFGADTARLFILFTASPEKELEWSDAGVESAYKFLAKVHLLFEENAHAIKSAAKAGAKSKTKISGKAFDQKEKLLLSKANRAIRNATEQIEKFEFNYAISETMQLATAMQKLDDKKSPAFAFAAKALAQLLSPFAPHVCEELWESLGEKGLVAQAAWPEADEKLIDEKAEKAEELFQSVRQDIMQIIGIAKLEKPKKIVLYVAPEWKWKSLKIVKAEIEKEGKPDVGKAIRACMADAELKKLGPQIPAFVSQAIRKAVEMQAVTQINEKQCLDFYIKELESEFGAEVLVEEAEKTSFDPAAKAKNAFPGKPAIYLE; encoded by the coding sequence ATGCCCTACGACTTCAAGGCCATCGAGCCGAAATGGCAGAAGAAATGGCATGAATCAAAGGCGTTCGAGTCAAAACCGGAAAAGGGAAAGAAAAAATACTATGTCCTGGAAATGTTCCCTTATCCTTCAGGCAAACTGCACATGGGCCACGTGCGCAATTACGCGATAGGCGACGCGCTGGCACGCTACTACCGGCAGCGCGGGTTCAATGTCCTATATCCAATGGGCTATGATGCCTTTGGTTTGCCGGCGGAAAATGCGGCAATCCAAGGCAAGGCGCATCCGCGCGAATGGACGAATGCGCGCATCACGGAAATGCAGGGGCAGCAGAAACAGCTTGGCTTCAGCTACGACTGGAACAGGGAAGTCAGGACATGCGAACCGGAATACTACAAGTGGAACCAGTGGATTTTTCTCCAGCTGCTGAAAAAAGGCCTTGTTTACAAGAAAAAATCCAAGGTCAACTGGTGTCCGGCCTGTGAAACCGTGCTTGCAAACGAGCAGGTCCAGCAGGGAAAATGCTGGCGGCACTCGCAGACCGACGTTCAGCAGAAGGACCTTGAACAATGGTACCTGAAAATAACCGCCTACGCCGACGAACTGCTGTCCGGATTGGACAAGCTTGAAAACTGGCCTGAACGCGTCAGGACAATGCAGCGCAACTGGATCGGGAAAAGCACGGGCGTTGAAATTTTTTTCAAGGAAAAGGATTCATCGGAAACAATTCCATGCTTTACCACAAGACCGGACACGTTGTTCGGCGTAACTTACATGGTTTTGGCGCCGGAGCACCCGCTTGTGGAAAAGTGGACTAAAGGAACGGAATACGAAGCCGATGTCGCGCGCTTCAAGGAAGAAGTCAAAAGGCTCAGCGAAATAGAGCGCACTGCTGAAGGCAAGCCCAAAAACGGTTTGTTCATCGGAAAGTATTTCACAAATCCCGTCAACGGCGACGTCTGCCCGGTTTTCATCGCCGACTATGTTTTGATAGAATACGGCACGGGCGCCGTGATGGCCGTGCCATGCCACGACCAGCGCGACTTTGAATTTGCAGACAAGTATTCCCTGCAGAAAAAGGTCGTCATCCAGCCAAAAGGCAAAACGCTTAATGCGCATGAAATGAAGGAAGCGTTTGTCGATGAAGGCGTACTTGCAAACAGCGCAGAATTCGGCGGATTGGATAACATCAAGGCGATTGAAAAAATCTCGAAATGGCTTGAAAAGAAAAAATGGGGCAGGATAAAGACAAACTACAAGCTTCGCGACTGGCTCATTTCACGGCAGAGATACTGGGGCACGCCGATTCCGATAATCTACTGCGAAAAATGCGGCACGGTTCCGGTGCCGGAAAAAGATTTGCCGGTCAGGCTTCCTCAGGACGCGGATTTTTCCGCCGGAGGAAATCCATTGGCGACGAGCAAAAGCTTTGTTGAAACTAAATGCCCGAAATGTAATGCGAAAGCGAAACGCGAAACCGACACAATGGACACGTTCATTGACAGTTCATGGTATTTTTTGCGCTACTGCTCGCCGAAAGAAAGCAAACAGCCATTCACAAAAGCCGAAGCCAAATACTGGATGCCGGTCGACCAGTACATCGGCGGAATAGAGCACGCAATCCTGCATCTGATGTACAGCAGGTTTTTCTGCAAGGCACTCCGCGATTTGGGTTTGGTGGAATTTGACGAGCCGTTCTCGCGCCTTCTGGCACAGGGAATGGTCTTGAAGGGCGGCGTGAAAATGTCCAAATCATTGGGCAATGTCGTCAGCCCCGAAGAGATAATCGAAAAGTTCGGTGCGGACACGGCAAGGCTGTTCATCTTATTCACGGCCTCGCCTGAAAAGGAACTCGAATGGAGCGATGCCGGGGTTGAAAGCGCGTACAAGTTTTTGGCGAAAGTTCATTTGCTGTTCGAGGAAAACGCCCATGCCATAAAAAGCGCGGCAAAGGCCGGGGCAAAAAGTAAAACAAAAATTTCCGGAAAAGCCTTCGACCAGAAAGAAAAGCTTCTGCTCAGCAAAGCCAACCGCGCGATAAGGAACGCGACCGAACAAATCGAAAAATTCGAATTCAATTACGCGATTTCGGAAACAATGCAGCTTGCCACAGCAATGCAGAAATTAGATGACAAAAAAAGCCCTGCTTTCGCATTTGCCGCAAAGGCCCTCGCACAATTGCTGTCGCCTTTCGCACCCCACGTATGCGAGGAATTGTGGGAATCGCTCGGCGAAAAAGGGCTTGTTGCGCAAGCTGCCTGGCCGGAGGCCGATGAAAAATTGATTGACGAAAAGGCGGAGAAAGCCGAGGAGCTTTTCCAGAGCGTGCGCCAGGACATAATGCAGATAATCGGCATAGCCAAGCTTGAAAAGCCGAAAAAAATCGTGCTTTACGTTGCGCCTGAATGGAAATGGAAAAGCCTCAAAATCGTGAAAGCCGAAATCGAAAAAGAGGGAAAGCCGGACGTCGGAAAGGCGATCCGCGCGTGCATGGCTGACGCTGAACTGAAAAAGCTCGGCCCGCAGATCCCGGCATTTGTTTCGCAGGCCATCAGGAAAGCGGTTGAAATGCAGGCAGTAACGCAGATAAACGAAAAACAATGTCTTGACTTCTACATTAAGGAACTTGAATCGGAATTCGGCGCGGAAGTTCTGGTTGAAGAAGCCGAAAAAACAAGTTTCGACCCTGCGGCAAAGGCGAAAAACGCTTTTCCCGGAAAGCCGGCAATCTACTTAGAGTGA
- a CDS encoding protease complex subunit PrcB family protein has protein sequence MKKILAALALLSILVLAGCIEKVGFETVEKGQNSGIQAARNLVFNDAKSFAGFWSELKQNVSPQPEMPEMDFDKYTVIAAALGSKPNGCYTIEIKDVRQTQSNVYALVDKPEPSEGAMCTQAFVQPYHIIKIPKTAKPVVFEKYPGKIPDNEPPPTDYKFEAHEWGVIEAHENESNAILTSRPEVDAMVKLPIVYFHAKNVDKFSAKYTLPSGKVTDVYPGGTADGKTAGWSSVSLKQETPSRALATSKGYRPPIESIEPQLGNVDSDDLWIDGKKHKFLFYEGEMQFENRVKAKRNGNSVSLTNGNDFAVYNARFVASNGGGFWETNVEAATAEKIDAGQTVALELKDFTPDAKLLENDLTSKGFTKSEANAFANAWYKNMFYPTNAGTWQRLSYVLPQSWYDEQVPSEYSVKPTKEIRQMYVLVKIREQPGNGKVEAKTDRQSYSSGETVKITATNDSDKSVFIQPGTVLCGPLSIIRLENGEWKPVQISNPLIMAACAPSADELKPGQSREIEWDGKEWVNGEPMPVQTMATGTFKARITYYDNEKIWEGNGSTAQSDEFTIGEKNVSTTVLTYAPIQCGENPWEKWHADLNRVYIRAPTEEEILKEYYSIVHGIPVVSYKNIPAPPGTIVCMACQCPRGDKIEIWVDNSTETGRKNVEKLVELGWKTEATMVT, from the coding sequence ATGAAAAAAATCCTGGCCGCGCTCGCACTGCTTTCAATCCTTGTTCTGGCAGGCTGCATTGAAAAAGTCGGCTTTGAAACCGTTGAAAAAGGCCAGAATTCCGGAATCCAGGCTGCAAGAAACCTTGTCTTCAATGATGCCAAATCCTTCGCCGGTTTTTGGTCGGAATTGAAGCAGAACGTTTCGCCGCAGCCAGAGATGCCTGAAATGGATTTTGACAAATACACTGTCATTGCGGCAGCGCTCGGTTCGAAACCGAATGGCTGTTACACAATTGAAATAAAGGATGTGCGCCAGACCCAGTCGAACGTTTACGCGCTTGTCGACAAGCCGGAACCTTCGGAGGGTGCAATGTGCACGCAGGCATTCGTGCAGCCATATCACATAATCAAGATTCCAAAAACAGCAAAACCCGTTGTTTTCGAAAAATATCCGGGAAAAATTCCAGACAATGAACCGCCACCCACGGATTACAAATTCGAGGCTCACGAGTGGGGCGTAATAGAAGCCCACGAAAACGAATCAAATGCGATTCTGACAAGCAGGCCCGAAGTGGATGCAATGGTAAAACTTCCAATTGTTTACTTTCATGCAAAAAATGTTGACAAATTTTCGGCGAAATACACCCTTCCAAGCGGAAAGGTCACGGACGTCTATCCCGGCGGAACCGCAGACGGCAAAACCGCGGGCTGGAGCAGTGTTTCACTGAAACAGGAAACACCATCCAGGGCACTTGCCACAAGCAAGGGTTACCGCCCGCCGATCGAATCCATTGAACCGCAACTCGGAAACGTTGATTCGGATGACCTGTGGATCGACGGGAAAAAGCACAAATTTTTGTTTTACGAAGGAGAAATGCAATTCGAAAACAGGGTCAAGGCAAAGAGAAACGGCAATTCGGTAAGCCTCACCAACGGCAACGATTTTGCCGTTTACAATGCAAGATTTGTTGCAAGCAACGGCGGCGGGTTCTGGGAAACGAATGTCGAAGCCGCAACAGCCGAAAAAATCGATGCCGGGCAAACTGTCGCGCTTGAACTGAAGGATTTCACGCCCGACGCAAAGCTGCTTGAAAACGACCTGACAAGCAAAGGCTTCACCAAGAGCGAGGCGAACGCTTTTGCGAATGCCTGGTACAAGAACATGTTTTATCCGACAAATGCCGGGACGTGGCAGCGCCTGAGTTACGTGCTGCCGCAAAGCTGGTACGACGAACAGGTTCCATCTGAATACAGCGTCAAGCCGACAAAGGAAATCAGGCAAATGTATGTGCTGGTCAAAATACGCGAACAACCCGGAAACGGAAAAGTTGAAGCCAAGACCGACAGGCAAAGCTATTCCTCGGGCGAAACCGTGAAAATTACCGCGACAAATGATTCGGACAAAAGCGTTTTCATCCAGCCCGGCACAGTGCTGTGCGGGCCGCTTTCAATCATCCGCCTTGAAAACGGGGAATGGAAGCCGGTGCAGATTTCAAATCCCCTGATAATGGCGGCATGCGCGCCAAGCGCGGACGAACTGAAGCCGGGCCAGTCAAGGGAAATAGAATGGGACGGAAAGGAATGGGTCAACGGCGAACCCATGCCGGTGCAGACCATGGCAACCGGAACATTCAAGGCGCGAATAACCTATTATGACAATGAAAAAATTTGGGAAGGGAACGGCTCAACAGCCCAAAGCGATGAATTCACGATCGGCGAAAAAAATGTTTCGACAACCGTCCTCACATACGCGCCGATCCAATGCGGCGAAAACCCGTGGGAGAAATGGCATGCTGACCTGAACAGAGTTTACATCAGGGCGCCGACAGAAGAAGAAATATTAAAGGAATATTATTCAATCGTCCACGGCATTCCGGTTGTTTCATACAAAAACATTCCGGCACCGCCTGGAACAATTGTCTGCATGGCGTGCCAGTGCCCGCGCGGCGACAAGATAGAAATATGGGTCGACAATTCCACTGAAACCGGCAGAAAAAACGTGGAAAAACTGGTTGAATTGGGCTGGAAAACAGAGGCCACAATGGTAACCTGA